In the genome of Massilia sp. W12, the window AGCGGATCTGGTGGAAGGCGGCGTGGCCGGCACGGTCAACATTATCACCCGCAAACCGCTGGACTTCAGCAAATCGCTGACGCTGGAAGGTTCGGTCGGCGCGGTGTACTCCGATTTGCCGAAAAAGACCGATCACCAGATTTCAGCCTTGTTGAACTGGAAAAATGAAGAGAAAACTTTCGGCATCATGCTGCAAGCCTTCTCTGAAAAACGCAGCCTGCGCCGCGACGGCCAGGAAATGCTGGGCTATGAAAAAATCGCCGCCGGCAGCAAGATCGCGCTGTCCAACCCGGATCTGGCCGGCGTCGCTTTCCCGAGCGCAATCGGCTCCGCACTGTTTGAGCAGACCCGTCACCGCAAAGGCGGCTTGATCGATCTGCAATTCAAACCGAACAAAGATTTGACCCTGGATTTCAGCGCCTTCCGTTCCGACATGGAAGCGACCAACTACAACCGCAACTACCTGGTGTGGATCAGCAAGGTCTTGAACAAGGGCGCCGGACAGGCCCCGGACCCTGGCTACACCGTGCGTAACGGCACCCTGGTCAGCGCCAAGTTCTCGCCGGTGGCCGGCAATCAATATGTGGTGGTGGATCAAATCTACCGTCCGGGCGCCAGCTCCTACACCTCGTTCTATAACTTTGACGCCAAGTTCCGCGCCAATGACGCCCTGACCTTCACCTCGAAACTGGGTTACACCAAGGGCGGCGGCGAAACCCCGTCGCAAGCCGTGTACGAAGGCGATGTGTTCAACACCGGCGCTTCCTACACCCTGCGCGGCATGAGCGGTGCAGCGGATGCGGCACTGTTAGCCGGCGACGCATCCAAATTCACCGGCTCCAAACTGGACTGGATCTTCGGCGCCAGCCCGTCCCGCACCAAGGATGAGGAATCGTGGGCGCAATTGGATGGCGAATATAAAATCGCTTCCGGCGTCTTCACCAATGTCAAATTCGGCGCACGCTTTGCTGAGCATAAGCGCTCCTCCGAACTGGTCTCGCAAGGCCCGTTGTGGTCGGCTGACCCGTTTGCCGACGCCAATGCGCCGGCCTGGAATGGCCAGACCTATCCGTCTGACTTTGCCTCCGGCCTGGGCGGCAACTTCCCGCGCAATGTGTGGCAGCTGGATAAGAATGTGCTGGAAGCCTGGGGTAATAAATTCTCCAACCGTGACCCGGTCACACGCCGCAATTGGACTGGCGAATTCTCGATGAAAGAGAAGAATACCGCCGCCTACATCATGACCGGTCTGGAAGGCGACAAATGGACGGGTAATATCGGCCTGCGCCTGGTGCAAACCAAGGAAAGCGTGCTGACCAATGTGGCGATTCCGGGTTCGGTGTGTGAAGCGCTGAAACCGTGCTCGGTGCCGGGCGCGATCACGACTTCCGCTTTTGGTTCTTACTACCAGAAGGAAATCAACAACACCTATAACGATGTGTTGCCAAGCGCCAGCTTCCGTATCGACCTGAACAAGGAAACCGTGTTGCGTCTGGCGGCCTCGCGCACCCTGACCCGTCCTGACTTCTCGGCCCTGGGCGGCTCGGTCTCGCTGGATGACACCAACAAGACCGGCAGCGGCGGCAATCCGAACTTGAAGCCGGTGGTCTCGAACAACTTCGACGCCACAGTGGAATGGTATTTCGCACCCAAGTCCATGGTTTCCGCCGGCGTGTTCTACATGGATCTGACCAGCTATATCAGCTATGGCGTGCAGAACATGGTGTTCAAGAACATCAAGACCAACAAAGACGAAACCTATGCGGTGACTTCGCCGGTCAACAGCAGCGGCAAAGTCAAGGGCTTGGAGCTGGCGTATCAACAACCGTTTGCGAATGGGTTTGGCGTGTTGGCCAACTACACCTTCGCCGATGGCAAAGAGAAGGGCGGCGGCGACCTGGTCGGCACTTCGCGCAATACCTATAACCTGACCGGTTATTACGAGAACGACAAGTTCAATGCGCGTCTGGCCTACACCTACCGTTCCAGCTTCTTCAATGGCTTGAACCGCAGCTCGGCGGCTTATCAGGATTCGATCGGCGTCTTGGCCGCGTCCCTGGGTTATAAGATCAATGACAATCTGTCTGTCTCGTTTGACGCATTGAATCTGAATAACCCGACGCTGAAATACTACGTCGATAATCCAGACCGTCCGAATGCTTTCTATCGCAATGGACGTCAGTACTATCTGAGCCTGCGCGGCAAGATGTAAGGCAAGCATGGCCCGCAAGCCGCCCGCAAGGCGGCTTGCGGCTGCAAAGCCGGCCCGCTGTGGATGGATCACGGCGGCCCCGCTTTGCACATGTGCAAACATCGGGCAGTGGGGACTGTCTGATGCGCTTTTCCAGGGGTGTAGTTCGGCAAGGTTTGCTTACGCAGCCTTGCCTTTTTTTTGGTGGAGGCAGTATGCAAGGGGAGCGCAATCTGGCGCTGGATGTGCTGCGCGGCTTAACCGTGGCCTGCATGATCGTGGTGAATACGCCGGGTTCCTGGTCGCATGTGTATGCGCCGCTGTTGCACGCCGACTGGCATGGCTTTAGCCCGACCGATCTGGTGTTTCCCGCATTTGTGTTTGTGCTGGGCAATGCCCTGGCCTTGAGCTGGGGCCGCTTGCAAGCCCTGGCCCCGGCCGTATTTTGGCGCAAAACCCTGCGTCGCAGTCTCTTGCTGTTCACCCTGGGCGTGGTATTGCACTGGATACCGTTTTACCGCTTCGGGCCGGATGGCGCAATGGTCTGGATCGGTCTGGAGCGGGTGCGCCTGCCCGGCGTCTTGCAAAGAATCGCCCTCTGTTATTTGCTCTGCAGCGCAGCCCTGTATCTGCTGGGTTGGCGCCGCAGCCTGCTGTTGGCCGGCGCGGGCCTGGCGGCGCACAGCGCGCTGCTGTTGACTTGGGGCGATATGAGCTTGCAACACAATCCGGCGCGCGCACTCGATCTGTGGTTGCTCGGCCCGCAGCATCTGTATCAGGGCGAAGGCTTGCCCTTTGACCCGGAAGGCTTGTTGGGCGTGCTCTCCAGTTGCACCAATCTCTTAGCCGGCTTTTACGCCGGGCAAATCCTGGCCGGCGGGCCAGGCGGCGCACGCAAATTGTGGATTGCGGTCTTGGGACTGACCCTGGCCGGCCTGCTGATCGCCCCCTGGCTGCCGTTGAATAAAAAATTATGGAGCGCCAGCTACGCCTTGTTCAGCAGCGGCTTATGCTGCGCACTGTTGGCGGCCTTGCACGGCATGCTTGGCCGCCCCCAAGCACAAGCCCAAGCACAAGCCCACAGTTTGCCGATGCGCGCCTGTCTCGCCCTGGGGCGCAATGCCTTGGCCATGTATGTGCTGGGAGAAGCCCTGGTAATCTTGCTGATCAGCTTCAAGATAAACGGCCAAGTGGCATACGATTATCTGTTTGCCGCAGTGTATGCGCCGCTGTTCGGCGCGCTGGATATGCGCTTTGCTTCGCTGATGTACGCCTTCAGCGCACTCGGCCTGTGTGTGCTGAGCGCGCATTTTTTAGCCCGGCGCGGCTGGTATTTACGGCTGTAGTCTGCCGGCGCAGGCCTAAGTTCGCCGGCGCCGACAGCATCAAACGCGCCTCAAGCCAGCTTAATTTGCACCGGAATATTGCCGCGTGTGGCGTTGGAGTAGGGGCAAACCTGGTGCGCGGTGTCGATCAATTGCTGCGCCACAGCCGCATCCACGCCCGGCAGGCTGACCGTCAAGCTGGCGCTCAACGCAAAACCGCCCTGACCATTCGGGCCAATCCCCACTTCCGCATGCACCGCCGCCGTATCCGGCACAGCGATTTTCTGCTTGCCGGCCACCAGTTTCAGCGCCGACAAAAAGCAGGAAGCGTAACCGGCAGCGAATAATTGTTCAGGATTCGTGCCATTCCCGCCCGGGCCGCCCAGCGCTTTGGGCGTGGACAAATCCACATTCAACAGACCGTCATCGCTTTGCGCATGACCCACGCGGCCACCGGTGACATTCGCTTGTGCGGTATACAGAGCTTGCATGATGTGTTCCTTTTCAAAGAGAAGCAGCAGGGGCTGCGATGGATAGAATAATAGCGCACAATTAAATTGTGTGCAATTTAAATTTAACTATCGCAACGATAGCCAAAACCTGGCATGCCGTGCCGGATTGCAGGCTGCGCCAGTGCGGCAGGTATTTATATGAGCTGATGCAGAGGGATTAAAAATAGGCTTGCAAAATTTCCTGCGTCCAGGCCGGCTGGCGCACTGCGCCGCGCGCCATGAATTCGGCAAAATACGGCTTGATATCCAATACCGGCGTCTGATTGATCGCATCCAGTCCGCGCACGGTCAAGACCAGTCCCTGCCGCTGGAGTAACTCGCAGCGTGACAGGCCTAAGCGGTTTGGCCGGGCTTTCGGGCGCTGCGCAAAAATACCGACTTTGGGCAAGTGCGTCAGATTGCGCGGATGGCGTGCGCCGGCGGGAATGCTCTCCGGCGCGACCTGGTGCATAAAATAAATCACTTCCAGATGGGAAAATTCCTCAATGCCAGCCAAGGCTTCTTGCGTGAACTGCTGCGCGTCGAGTGTCAGGGTGGAAATCACGGCGCCCCAGTGGTCGTCTTGCGGGTGCTCGATAGCATTTTGAATGATGCCGATGGGCTGTAAAGTAATGGTTTGCATATGGATTTTGCAAGGTGTGCGGAAGAGAAATGATAAGCGTATTTTATAAATTGCGCAGAATCTGCCGCTTGTATTGCTGTTCAGCCCGCACATGCGAAACAGCCCGCACAAGGCGGGCTGTTTCAGGAAAACGGGTGGTGGAGAGAAGGAGGATCGAACTCCCGACCTCTGCATTGCGAACGCAGCGCTCTCCCAGCTGAGCTATCTCCCCACGGGCAGGGAAATTTTATTTGCTTCGCGCCAGCGTTGCAAGTGCATTCGCCGCATTGCGCGCTAAAATAGAAGTTTGCGGCGCGACAATATCGCCGCATACACCGGGAACCGTGAAGACATGATCTCCGAATTTCAGTTACTTACGCAAAAAATCGGGAAATTGGCTGCATTAGCGCAGCGCCTGCGCTCAGAGAACGCACAATTGCGTCTTGAGGTGGCGCAATTGCGCAGCCAAAACCAGGAGCAGGCCCAGCGCATGCAGCAGGCGCAGGAAAGAGTGATGCAATTAATCGATAAATTGCCCCCGCCGCCGCCATTGGATCAACCCGCAGAGGAGGAGTGCGCATGAGCGAACTGAACGTTACGATCCAGGGCCAGGCTTATAAGCTGTCCTGCCGCATCGGTGAAGAAAAAATGCTGCATGACGCCGTGAGTTATCTCAACAGCAAGCTCAACACCATCCGCGATGGCGGCAAAGTGCGCGGCAATGACCGTATCGCCGTGATGGCGGCGATTTCCATTGCCGCTGAATTACTCGCCATGAAATCCCCGCAAGGCCCGTTTTCCGATATGACCATGGCCGAAGTCAAGCAGCAGATGGAGGAAATGCATGCGGTGCTGGATCAGGCCTTGACGCCACAGGAAGATTTATTCTGAGGCAAAGTCCCGAGCGGGTGAATTGCCATGCAGCAATCCGGATGATTTGACAAAGATAGCGAATCGGGTATCATGGTTCCAACCCTGCGGTGTTTGCCATTGCCATATATTCCTTGAACCATTTTGTTGCATAGGTTATGGAAATTTGTTCGATGGGCGAGAGCGTCGCTTGTTCGATGAACCCGAAATTGAACTAACCGTGACCACCTGAGCCTTTAGGTTCGGGATGCCGGCAAAGCGGCACAGGCGGGGTACTGAATGTTGTCACTCTGCTGGCGCGCAAGGCCGGCAGTAAAGAAAGCGGTTGTGGCTGGGCAGTCATCTTGGTTTGGATTTCTGCATGCGGCGCACAGCCGCTTTTTGTTTTTCCGTCCCACTTTGTAAGCGGAGTTCCCATGCAATATTGGTTGATGAAATCCGAACCGGATGAAGTGAGCATTGACGATGCGCTCGCAGCAGCAGGACGCATTACGCCATGGTTCGGGGTGCGCAACTATCAGGCGCGCAACTTCATGCGCGATCGCATGCAAATCGGCGATGGCGTACTGTTTTATCACTCCAGCTGCGCCCAGCCCGGCATTTACGGGATTGCCGCAATCGCTTCCGCCGCCTATCCTGATCCTACCCAGTTCCAGCCCGCCAGCCACTATTACGATCCGAAGTCTGCGCCGCAGGAGCCGCGCTGGCTGCAAATCGATGTGCGCGCGCACTGCAAGGCCGGGCCGCTGCTCTTATCCGAAATGCGCGCCATGCCGCAATTGGAAGGCATGCTGGTGCTGCAAAAAGCCAGCCGCCTGTCGATTACCCCGGTGGCCCCGGAACATTGGCAGGCGGTGTTGCAACATTTGCATCTGGATCCCGGTTTGCTGCAAAAATAAGGACAGACCTGCAGTCTGACCCCGGATTTATGTCATGAAAACAGTGCGTTGAATTCGGGAAATGTTATGATCCGCCAATCTTGGCTGTGGTAAGGGAGGAGGGTGCATGGGCTTGGATCTGAATTTGATCCTGGTGCTGATGCTGATGGGGGCATTCGGCGGGTTTTTTGCCGGCTTGCTGGGCATAGGCGGCGGTATGCTGCTGGTGCCGTTTATCACCATGATTTTATCGGCCAAGGGTTTTCCCAAAGAGTACATTGTGCACACCGCGATTGCGACCTCGCTGGCGACGGTGATGTTCACCTCGCTCTCTTCAGTGCGCGCACACCATAAACATGGCGCGGTGCGCTGGGATATTGTGCGCAGTATGACGCCCGGCATTTTGCTCGGCTCCTGGCTGGGGCCGCTGGCCGGCAAGCACATGAATACGCTGCCGCTGTCATTTTGTTTTTCCGCCTTTGTGATGGTTTCCGCCACCCAGATGTTGCTGGGCAAAAAGCCGGAAGGCCACCGCCAGCTGCCCGGCGCCGGCGGTATGAACGGAATGGGCGTGATGATCGGCTCGCTGGCCGGTCTGGTTGGCGCCGGCGGCGGTTTTATGTCCGTCCCCTTCATGACCTGGTGCAATGTGCGCATCCATAATGCAGTCGCCACCAGCGCTGCGCTCGGTTTCCCGCTGGCGTTTGCCGGCACGCTCTCCAATATCTGGAATGGCTGGAGTATTCCGCATCTGCCCCAATACTCGCTGGGCTTTATCTATCTGCCCGCCTTGTTTGGCATCGCCATCGCCAGCATCAGTTTTGCCCCGCTGGGCGCCAAGGTGGCGCACAGCTTACCGGTGGCGTCCTTGAAGAAGGCCTTCGCCATCGTGCTGTACTGTTTGGGTGCGTATATGTTGTGGAAAGCCTGGCATCTGTGACCTGCCTGGGGCGGGATGCGCATTGCCGGTTGACGCAGACACATTTTAGCGGTATCAATACCTGAAGGCGGCCCGTAGCCTTTAGCGTTCATGAGGGGAGGAGATGGCATGAAATCCGGCTTTTGGCGTAAAGACTGGTTTCTTGGCTTGATCGTGGTGATCGCCGTGCTGGTGTTGTACAACACCAGCTCATTGCTCAAGAGCTTGGAACGTAAAATGTACGATATGGCGGTGGCCGGCGGCAGTCGCGCCCCGGCGGAAAATATCGCCATTATTGCGATTGATGAAACCAGCATCGCCAACCTGGGGCGTTGGCCCTGGCCGCGCGACTTGCACGCCAAACTCACCGATCAGCTGGCCGCCGCGAACGCCAAAGTGATCGTCAACACCAGTTTCTTCTTTGAGCCGCAAAAAGACGCCGGCTTGACTTATATCGACAAACTGCTGGATGCCTACCGCAAGCAAGTTCCCGCCGCTGCGCAGACTGACGGGGCTTTGAATTGCCAGGGGGCGGGCGGCGAATTAAGCGCGTTTTGTCCGATTTTGAATGAAGCCGAAAAAGCCTTGAACACCGACCGCACCCTGGCTGCCAGTATGAGTCGCGCGGCGAATGTGGTGCTGCCGTTTGAAATGACTTTTGGCGAAATGGTGGGGCGTCCCGACAAGCCTTTGCCGGACTTCATGCTCAAGCAAAAACTCGGCGCACAGGGTGCAGCGTTTGAATACACCAAGGCCTACAAAGCGCCGATTCCTGCACTGGGACAGGCCGCCGCCGCGCTCGGGGCCTCGAATGTGACGCTGGACGTGGATGGCGCCTTGCGTGAGGAAGCGCTGCTGTATTCCTTTGATAACAATGTCTTGCCTTCGCTGTCCCTGATGACGGCGGCCAAAAGCCTGAACCTGAGCGCCCAGGATATCCGCCTGCAAGCGGATGACACTTTGCAAGTCGGCAAGCTGAAAATCCCGCTCGATTCAGTAGGCCATATGCGCACCTATTTCTACAAAGGGAATGGGGCCAAACCGGTGTTCGCGCAGGATTCGTTTTACGATGTGATCAGCGGCAAAATCCCGGCGGCCAAATATGCCGGCAAAATCGTCTTGATCGGCGCCACCGCGCCCGGCATCGGCGCCAGTTTCGCCAGCCCTGTATCGCAATCCATGACCTCGGTTGAAATTCTGGCGCACTCGGTGTCCAGTATTTTGTCAGAGCATTTCTTTATTGCGCCGACCTGGGGCGGCTATGCAGAAAATCTGCTGCTGCTCTTGATTGCCGTGTATTTGATGGTGCTGTTGCCGCGTTTGTCGGCTGGCATGGGGGCCGGCATCACCGCCGGTTGTCTGGCCTTGCTGGTGGCGGCGCATTTCGGCCTGATGCTGGGCAGCGGCATCTGGCTGCAACTGATGT includes:
- a CDS encoding TonB-dependent receptor — protein: MKKLSSPVPNSLTPIALAVGVMVFAGAISSVKAEEAKPQEVVITGVRAALQKSLAQKRNADGLVEVVTAEDIGKMPDKNVADAVQRLPGVTISAASAGEGGFDENDRVSMRGTNPSLTLTMINGHMIASGDWFVLNQVGDVGRSVSYSLLPSELVGSVIVNKSSQADLVEGGVAGTVNIITRKPLDFSKSLTLEGSVGAVYSDLPKKTDHQISALLNWKNEEKTFGIMLQAFSEKRSLRRDGQEMLGYEKIAAGSKIALSNPDLAGVAFPSAIGSALFEQTRHRKGGLIDLQFKPNKDLTLDFSAFRSDMEATNYNRNYLVWISKVLNKGAGQAPDPGYTVRNGTLVSAKFSPVAGNQYVVVDQIYRPGASSYTSFYNFDAKFRANDALTFTSKLGYTKGGGETPSQAVYEGDVFNTGASYTLRGMSGAADAALLAGDASKFTGSKLDWIFGASPSRTKDEESWAQLDGEYKIASGVFTNVKFGARFAEHKRSSELVSQGPLWSADPFADANAPAWNGQTYPSDFASGLGGNFPRNVWQLDKNVLEAWGNKFSNRDPVTRRNWTGEFSMKEKNTAAYIMTGLEGDKWTGNIGLRLVQTKESVLTNVAIPGSVCEALKPCSVPGAITTSAFGSYYQKEINNTYNDVLPSASFRIDLNKETVLRLAASRTLTRPDFSALGGSVSLDDTNKTGSGGNPNLKPVVSNNFDATVEWYFAPKSMVSAGVFYMDLTSYISYGVQNMVFKNIKTNKDETYAVTSPVNSSGKVKGLELAYQQPFANGFGVLANYTFADGKEKGGGDLVGTSRNTYNLTGYYENDKFNARLAYTYRSSFFNGLNRSSAAYQDSIGVLAASLGYKINDNLSVSFDALNLNNPTLKYYVDNPDRPNAFYRNGRQYYLSLRGKM
- a CDS encoding heparan-alpha-glucosaminide N-acetyltransferase domain-containing protein yields the protein MQGERNLALDVLRGLTVACMIVVNTPGSWSHVYAPLLHADWHGFSPTDLVFPAFVFVLGNALALSWGRLQALAPAVFWRKTLRRSLLLFTLGVVLHWIPFYRFGPDGAMVWIGLERVRLPGVLQRIALCYLLCSAALYLLGWRRSLLLAGAGLAAHSALLLTWGDMSLQHNPARALDLWLLGPQHLYQGEGLPFDPEGLLGVLSSCTNLLAGFYAGQILAGGPGGARKLWIAVLGLTLAGLLIAPWLPLNKKLWSASYALFSSGLCCALLAALHGMLGRPQAQAQAQAHSLPMRACLALGRNALAMYVLGEALVILLISFKINGQVAYDYLFAAVYAPLFGALDMRFASLMYAFSALGLCVLSAHFLARRGWYLRL
- a CDS encoding organic hydroperoxide resistance protein, coding for MQALYTAQANVTGGRVGHAQSDDGLLNVDLSTPKALGGPGGNGTNPEQLFAAGYASCFLSALKLVAGKQKIAVPDTAAVHAEVGIGPNGQGGFALSASLTVSLPGVDAAVAQQLIDTAHQVCPYSNATRGNIPVQIKLA
- a CDS encoding SAM-dependent methyltransferase → MQTITLQPIGIIQNAIEHPQDDHWGAVISTLTLDAQQFTQEALAGIEEFSHLEVIYFMHQVAPESIPAGARHPRNLTHLPKVGIFAQRPKARPNRLGLSRCELLQRQGLVLTVRGLDAINQTPVLDIKPYFAEFMARGAVRQPAWTQEILQAYF
- a CDS encoding DUF904 domain-containing protein, which gives rise to MISEFQLLTQKIGKLAALAQRLRSENAQLRLEVAQLRSQNQEQAQRMQQAQERVMQLIDKLPPPPPLDQPAEEECA
- a CDS encoding cell division protein ZapA, which encodes MSELNVTIQGQAYKLSCRIGEEKMLHDAVSYLNSKLNTIRDGGKVRGNDRIAVMAAISIAAELLAMKSPQGPFSDMTMAEVKQQMEEMHAVLDQALTPQEDLF
- a CDS encoding EVE domain-containing protein, with product MQYWLMKSEPDEVSIDDALAAAGRITPWFGVRNYQARNFMRDRMQIGDGVLFYHSSCAQPGIYGIAAIASAAYPDPTQFQPASHYYDPKSAPQEPRWLQIDVRAHCKAGPLLLSEMRAMPQLEGMLVLQKASRLSITPVAPEHWQAVLQHLHLDPGLLQK
- a CDS encoding sulfite exporter TauE/SafE family protein: MDLNLILVLMLMGAFGGFFAGLLGIGGGMLLVPFITMILSAKGFPKEYIVHTAIATSLATVMFTSLSSVRAHHKHGAVRWDIVRSMTPGILLGSWLGPLAGKHMNTLPLSFCFSAFVMVSATQMLLGKKPEGHRQLPGAGGMNGMGVMIGSLAGLVGAGGGFMSVPFMTWCNVRIHNAVATSAALGFPLAFAGTLSNIWNGWSIPHLPQYSLGFIYLPALFGIAIASISFAPLGAKVAHSLPVASLKKAFAIVLYCLGAYMLWKAWHL